In Paenibacillus sp. BIC5C1, a genomic segment contains:
- the sdhA gene encoding succinate dehydrogenase flavoprotein subunit, producing the protein MASSNVIIVGGGLAGLMAAIKSAEAGVHVHLFSLVPVKRSHSVCAQGGINGAVNTKGEGDSPWVHFDDTVYGGDFLANQPPVKAMCEAAPGIIHLMDRMGVMFNRTPEGLLDFRRFGGTKHHRTAFAGATTGQQLLYALDEQVRRWEAAGLVTKYENWEFLQAVVDDEGICRGIVAQDLKTMKVQTFPAEAVILASGGPGIIFGKTTNSVINTGTAASAVYQQGVNYANGEFIQIHPTAIPGDDKLRLMSESARGEGGRIWTYKDGKPWYFLEEKYPSYGNLVPRDIATREIFSVCVDMGLGVNGENMVYLDLSHKDPKELDVKLGGIIEIYEKFMGDDPRKIPMKIFPAVHYSMGGMWVDYNQMTNIPGLFAAGECEYQYHGANRLGANSLVSAIYGGMVAGPKAVEYIKGLKKSSADISSSVFDGYTKRQTDKYEGILNMQGNENAYVIHKELGEWMTANMTVVRYNDKLEATIGKIKELKERYGKINMYDTSGWNNPGAAFTRQLWNMLELAEAMTLGALLRNESRGAHYKPDFTERNDEEFLKTTIASWSKEGPKISYEPVDVSLIPPRIRDYSKD; encoded by the coding sequence ATGGCATCATCTAATGTAATTATTGTGGGCGGAGGTCTCGCGGGATTGATGGCGGCGATCAAATCGGCTGAAGCCGGAGTCCATGTTCATTTATTTTCACTGGTTCCCGTCAAAAGATCCCACTCCGTATGTGCCCAAGGCGGTATCAACGGTGCGGTAAATACCAAGGGTGAGGGCGACTCCCCATGGGTACACTTTGACGATACCGTATATGGCGGTGACTTTTTGGCGAATCAGCCTCCAGTCAAAGCAATGTGTGAAGCAGCACCAGGCATCATTCACCTGATGGACCGGATGGGCGTAATGTTCAACCGGACACCGGAAGGTTTGCTCGATTTCCGTCGTTTCGGCGGAACGAAGCATCACCGTACGGCATTTGCCGGTGCAACGACAGGACAACAATTGCTCTACGCGCTGGATGAGCAAGTACGTCGCTGGGAAGCCGCGGGTCTTGTTACGAAGTATGAGAACTGGGAGTTCCTGCAGGCTGTTGTGGATGACGAAGGCATCTGCCGCGGGATTGTAGCACAGGATCTGAAAACGATGAAGGTACAAACGTTCCCGGCAGAAGCAGTTATTCTGGCGAGCGGTGGCCCTGGTATTATTTTCGGTAAAACAACCAACTCGGTTATCAATACAGGTACTGCCGCAAGTGCGGTGTATCAGCAAGGTGTAAATTACGCGAACGGTGAGTTCATTCAGATTCACCCGACTGCCATTCCAGGCGATGACAAACTGCGTCTGATGTCCGAATCGGCTCGTGGTGAAGGTGGACGGATCTGGACGTACAAAGACGGCAAGCCTTGGTACTTCCTCGAAGAAAAATATCCGTCATACGGTAACCTCGTTCCGCGTGATATCGCGACGCGTGAAATTTTCAGCGTCTGCGTGGATATGGGCCTCGGCGTGAACGGCGAGAACATGGTATATCTCGACTTGTCCCACAAAGATCCAAAGGAGCTGGACGTGAAGCTCGGCGGAATCATTGAGATCTACGAGAAATTCATGGGTGATGACCCACGTAAAATTCCGATGAAAATCTTCCCGGCAGTCCATTATTCCATGGGCGGCATGTGGGTAGATTATAACCAAATGACCAACATTCCAGGACTGTTCGCAGCTGGTGAATGCGAATACCAATATCACGGTGCGAACCGTCTGGGTGCGAATTCCTTGGTATCGGCAATCTACGGTGGTATGGTGGCTGGACCAAAAGCGGTTGAATATATCAAAGGACTCAAAAAATCGTCTGCTGATATCAGTTCTTCCGTATTCGATGGTTATACCAAGCGCCAAACCGATAAATACGAAGGCATCCTGAACATGCAGGGCAATGAAAATGCTTATGTCATTCACAAAGAGCTTGGCGAATGGATGACGGCAAACATGACGGTGGTACGTTACAACGATAAGTTGGAAGCGACTATCGGCAAAATCAAGGAATTGAAAGAGCGTTATGGCAAAATCAACATGTACGACACTTCTGGTTGGAACAACCCGGGTGCAGCATTTACCCGTCAGCTGTGGAACATGCTTGAACTGGCAGAAGCAATGACGCTGGGCGCACTGCTGCGTAACGAAAGCCGTGGAGCGCATTACAAACCGGACTTCACCGAACGGAATGACGAGGAATTCCTGAAAACAACGATCGCAAGCTGGTCGAAGGAAGGTCCAAAAATTTCGTACGAGCCTGTAGACGTTTCCCTGATCCCGCCACGGATCCGCGACTACTCGAAAGACTAA
- a CDS encoding succinate dehydrogenase cytochrome b558 subunit → MKGFYSRKLHSLLGVIPLSLFFIEHMVTNFSAVEGGKEGFNDAVAFLNGLPLVIVLETLLIWLPLFYHGVYGLYIAYQAKPNVGRFGNERNWRYTLQRVSGVITFVFVIWHIWETRFQVALGNVTHEELGGVIHGIVMNPVTFILYLISVVAASYHFANGLWSFLVSWGITVGPRAQRVSSYICMSLFAIVALMFIASLLAFRSMDFQVATSMIDAVKTVLI, encoded by the coding sequence ATGAAAGGGTTTTACTCCAGAAAGCTGCACTCCTTGCTTGGCGTCATTCCGCTCAGTCTGTTTTTCATTGAGCATATGGTGACGAACTTCTCGGCAGTTGAAGGCGGCAAAGAAGGCTTTAACGATGCAGTTGCATTTCTGAATGGCCTGCCGCTCGTGATTGTACTTGAAACGCTTCTCATCTGGTTGCCGCTGTTCTATCACGGTGTATATGGTTTGTACATTGCCTATCAGGCCAAGCCTAACGTGGGACGTTTTGGCAATGAGCGCAACTGGCGCTATACGTTGCAGCGCGTCAGCGGTGTCATTACGTTTGTGTTCGTCATCTGGCATATTTGGGAGACTCGTTTCCAGGTTGCGCTGGGGAATGTCACACACGAAGAGCTTGGCGGTGTCATACACGGCATCGTGATGAACCCGGTAACGTTTATTTTATATCTGATCAGTGTGGTTGCGGCATCCTATCACTTTGCCAACGGCCTGTGGTCGTTCCTGGTTAGCTGGGGAATTACCGTCGGTCCGCGTGCGCAGCGTGTATCTTCCTACATCTGCATGAGCTTGTTTGCTATTGTAGCTCTCATGTTTATTGCATCGCTGCTTGCTTTCCGGAGCATGGATTTCCAGGTAGCCACTTCTATGATTGACGCAGTTAAGACAGTTCTGATTTAA
- a CDS encoding LysR family transcriptional regulator — translation MFEELNAFAAVVEQSSLNRASKLLNLSQPALSRKISKLEDELGVALFHRRGKRLELTSVGQFAYTFAVEQKQQQQKFLTMLAQYKDEEQSSITLGASLTTLQTTLPPLVNAFMEKHPNAEIKLVTGKTHEIVSFVRDKKADVGIVASSISEAGLNCVPLFDDHLELVVPLTHPLSGKEAGMEHLQDLPMITFSKGTWYRKLTDDLFQRCAVMPDIRMEIDSFEAIVRLLPTCKAAALLPKSYLRPQLLADNDLVSVYLPQLQQTRRTTCMIYGEKEDLSQTSRQWVRETAALFTAKAPLPSRRTPTP, via the coding sequence ATGTTCGAGGAATTAAACGCTTTTGCGGCGGTTGTAGAGCAGTCCAGTCTGAACCGCGCATCGAAATTGCTGAATCTTTCACAGCCCGCGCTATCTCGTAAAATCTCCAAATTGGAGGATGAACTCGGCGTGGCGCTCTTTCATCGCCGTGGTAAACGGCTTGAATTAACCAGCGTTGGTCAGTTCGCGTACACTTTCGCGGTAGAGCAGAAACAGCAGCAACAGAAATTTCTGACCATGCTGGCCCAATACAAAGACGAAGAACAAAGCTCCATTACGCTTGGAGCCAGTCTGACAACGCTTCAAACAACATTGCCACCGCTGGTAAATGCCTTTATGGAGAAACATCCGAACGCGGAAATCAAGCTGGTGACAGGGAAAACGCATGAAATTGTCTCTTTTGTACGGGATAAAAAAGCTGATGTGGGCATCGTTGCCTCTTCCATAAGTGAAGCCGGGCTGAACTGTGTTCCGCTCTTTGATGATCATCTGGAGCTGGTTGTGCCTTTAACACATCCGCTATCGGGTAAAGAAGCCGGAATGGAGCATTTGCAAGACCTGCCGATGATTACGTTCTCCAAAGGAACCTGGTATCGCAAATTAACCGACGACCTGTTCCAGCGCTGCGCCGTGATGCCGGATATTCGCATGGAGATTGACTCCTTTGAAGCGATTGTCCGTCTTCTGCCTACCTGCAAAGCCGCAGCCCTGTTGCCCAAATCGTATCTCCGCCCTCAATTGCTTGCGGACAATGATCTCGTCTCGGTATATCTGCCGCAACTGCAGCAGACCCGTCGCACAACCTGCATGATCTATGGGGAAAAGGAAGACCTCAGCCAAACCTCCAGACAGTGGGTCAGGGAAACGGCTGCGCTCTTTACAGCAAAGGCGCCGCTGCCCTCACGGAGGACGCCGACGCCTTAG
- a CDS encoding potassium channel family protein, whose amino-acid sequence MKTQQFAVIGLGRFGSSLAQELMELGYEVLGIDKNEEVVEDMSELVTHAVVADSTDEEVLRSLGIRNFDCCIVAIGADIQTSILTAILLKELGVKTVVAKAISVLHGRALDKLGIDRVVYPERDMGIRVAHQLVTPNLLDYIELSDDYSIVEMKVPACLHNKTLSTLNARVRFGCSIVALQKEAGVIIAPTALDSLQMGDIMVIIGMNDDIDRFEEEVISQES is encoded by the coding sequence ATGAAAACACAGCAGTTTGCGGTAATTGGGCTTGGACGCTTTGGCTCCAGTCTGGCACAGGAATTAATGGAGCTTGGCTATGAAGTGCTGGGGATCGATAAAAATGAAGAAGTCGTCGAAGACATGAGTGAATTGGTCACCCATGCCGTCGTCGCGGATTCCACGGATGAGGAAGTGCTGCGCTCCCTGGGCATCCGCAATTTTGACTGCTGTATCGTTGCCATCGGGGCTGATATCCAGACCAGCATTCTCACTGCCATTTTACTGAAGGAACTCGGTGTAAAAACAGTTGTGGCCAAAGCCATTTCAGTTCTTCATGGACGGGCACTGGACAAGCTGGGAATCGATCGTGTCGTTTATCCTGAGCGTGATATGGGAATCCGGGTTGCCCATCAGCTCGTCACCCCGAATCTGCTCGATTATATCGAATTGTCCGATGATTACAGTATTGTGGAGATGAAAGTTCCAGCCTGTCTGCATAATAAAACGCTGTCCACTCTGAATGCTCGAGTACGCTTTGGTTGCAGCATTGTAGCGTTACAAAAGGAAGCCGGGGTCATTATTGCCCCGACTGCACTGGACTCGCTTCAGATGGGTGATATCATGGTAATTATCGGCATGAATGATGACATTGACCGTTTTGAGGAAGAAGTGATCAGCCAAGAGAGCTAG
- a CDS encoding TrkH family potassium uptake protein, which translates to MNVQWMRLSPPRILVLGFAGIILLGTLLLMLPASSRGGVSLPFIDALFTATSAVCVTGLVVVDTGTHFSTLGQIIIAILIQIGGLGFMTMSTLVAIAFKRRISLRERLILQEAMNQSTMEGIVRLIRKVVIYSLILEGICGTLFAIRWSFDMPMGQAIYYGYWHAISMFNNAGFDMFGDFRSLTGYVYDPLVNFTAMFLIIAGGIGFVVLSDLVEYRRTRKLSLHSKVVLLTTGLLIVFGALVIFVFEFSNPRTLGGLNWGGKILGSFFQSVSPRTAGANTVDIAGLRQATQFFIIILMFIGASPGSTGGGIKTTTFMIMAGAVIAMMRGREDIVFFRYRLLQERIFKALTITLLALLLIIAVTMVLSTTEDSSFLMILFETTSAFGTVGLSMGLTLKLTTIGKLLICFTMFAGRLGPITLAYALGQKKGKELYRYPEGKMIIG; encoded by the coding sequence ATGAATGTTCAATGGATGCGTCTATCGCCACCCCGAATTCTGGTCCTAGGGTTCGCGGGTATTATATTGCTTGGGACACTTCTGTTGATGCTCCCGGCATCCAGTCGAGGCGGGGTCAGCCTTCCTTTTATTGACGCACTCTTCACGGCAACTTCAGCAGTCTGCGTGACGGGGCTGGTTGTGGTGGATACGGGGACTCATTTTTCGACGTTGGGTCAGATTATCATTGCAATCCTGATTCAGATTGGCGGTCTTGGCTTTATGACGATGTCGACACTGGTGGCGATTGCATTCAAACGGCGGATCTCTCTGCGTGAGCGGTTGATTTTGCAGGAAGCGATGAACCAGAGTACGATGGAGGGCATTGTCCGCCTTATTCGCAAGGTTGTGATCTACTCGCTCATATTGGAAGGCATATGTGGCACGTTATTCGCCATTCGGTGGTCGTTTGATATGCCGATGGGGCAGGCCATCTATTATGGATATTGGCATGCGATCTCCATGTTCAACAATGCCGGGTTTGATATGTTCGGAGATTTCCGCAGCTTAACCGGGTATGTGTATGATCCGCTCGTGAATTTTACAGCCATGTTCCTGATCATTGCAGGCGGGATAGGCTTTGTCGTTCTGTCTGATCTGGTGGAGTACCGGAGGACGAGGAAGCTGTCGCTGCATTCCAAAGTGGTATTGCTGACGACAGGATTGTTAATCGTATTTGGCGCTCTAGTTATATTTGTATTTGAATTCAGTAATCCCCGGACCCTGGGGGGCTTGAACTGGGGTGGTAAAATTCTCGGTTCGTTCTTCCAGTCGGTTTCCCCGAGAACAGCAGGGGCGAATACAGTAGATATTGCTGGCCTGAGACAGGCAACGCAATTTTTCATCATTATATTAATGTTTATTGGTGCTTCCCCTGGTTCTACGGGAGGCGGTATTAAAACAACCACATTCATGATTATGGCCGGAGCTGTCATTGCCATGATGCGGGGGCGGGAAGATATCGTCTTTTTCAGATATCGGCTCCTACAGGAACGGATTTTCAAAGCACTGACGATTACACTGCTTGCACTGTTGCTCATTATTGCCGTTACGATGGTGCTTAGTACGACGGAAGACAGCAGCTTTTTGATGATATTATTTGAGACAACATCCGCCTTCGGCACTGTAGGTTTATCTATGGGGCTTACACTGAAGCTGACCACGATCGGCAAGCTTTTGATCTGTTTCACCATGTTTGCAGGACGTCTTGGACCAATTACGCTCGCGTATGCACTCGGACAGAAAAAGGGTAAAGAGTTGTACAGGTATCCGGAAGGCAAAATGATTATTGGATAA